Proteins from one Antennarius striatus isolate MH-2024 chromosome 12, ASM4005453v1, whole genome shotgun sequence genomic window:
- the si:dkey-230p4.1 gene encoding trichohyalin isoform X1 produces the protein MESELLIGWQQEKADLKQEVCRLQEELAVSRAEKEELESRSRALQDRLCQAVSPSLAQSLHLEREMREWRRGLRDGREREARQTLLIHQLRDKVLQYKDQCQRLQIQLQDEGMQLLNREQRIREKHRDSLESAIIRLEEEQHRSVALTDTNTLLREHLSQSEQVNQALREDLQKLADDWTRAGEEAEQRENDFQREKERRSHQEAQQRAGLLSAWRAVLALKRQCHSVKTAADRDLWLLRSEFSRLSSSLLSSCHSVSSSVRLNAPSTKLVSSAPPAPPPSYLPPPPSTPPLSSTLALPPADSSSSAPPLTSSFILGTMTLRELEQAEEEQERREQWEEKEQERRERWEEREQELSELKLLHQTEVSRLNQREEELRRLLQADVRQREERDREEERHRETERSLQSVSQAVVRLSRVLSSSSGSLLVAPDGVLSLDLSSLLEVLSRTESALQWTRQEQQGAELSLRRLNQENSALQQRLEHLEEEKQQLHTHQEHTSCCLDSLERERALVSSLRRRVEEVTTGEAELKSENDRLRWERARQEESSRALEAHTHSRVEAEVRQNIQLMEGEALLRAELHALKAAMERQQLERQRAEEEAADAKHALQESRECVSRLSSSECVLRREAEEGRDALDKMAALNAALASDKRDLNTQLLQVPGDGYEASGARTSSCLCLQVEGQLSDSQSELQTLRSEVRSLQRERQTTSMECSHLRAQTELDADLIQQLRQRGEEVEGQMEEKDRQLVSLMEEREAGGAQLEELSSQHASVREELKAAQEQQRQTLEELRRSSRREEELQRESRRLQEEQGSLRRQQEQLEEEVQELRCVSASLHQQGALQQQRLSQWEVDGCQLQTHLQTLQQAKHTLQGEVSCLRGALDGATAGREAEKERRERSEEENRDLRRQTEALVTEVQELKTRRSRDEEERKEEKEAWQKEREALNEELGTKDGDVEVLRRRFEGLTGEMVEVQREVHRLTEEVTEKEEQMRHMVEKIHQMEAEKERQEEEAQRAKTKEKQEEVKKEEEIIHLKEEGAQEAERWRRRVEEAQKEIDRLRHENRKLEEDREEDRREKEEKLSEKEEETELLNLRLNVAKEECEELKEEVQRRERSLERQIGAVKEREVQVEQLKELLRSAEEQQKEGAREHQEVVGQLEYQEGRVEKLEAQLRETRVLLEKRRREAKEEEDKISSQARELQKAQEETQGARRRAQEAEDTHDRLEEEVQELREKEERRAEEVANLKYILKERKEEAQQLKEALEEREEEGREMEELRRADVERRRFLEEELREKEKEMKGQREMQRSKDKHMRELEEELREVKEEQKRLMEAEGQLLQWKERGRCRERGLEEEKERLSAELKRREKEVTALRGVMQKERDQAQEEVRERREEVSGLTKEIGREQQEKEELQEEVTALRDELRREQREKKEVQEEVRRRMEEGTALREEVQVLQQKEEEVKEELIRREEILEELRRSRKELSALTEEVQKEKEAKVEAQEELVQRRKEMTTLTEEAHEDQRRTRIQLDVMTEEAQKKEEENKQMQEKLTRTEKEVEALREEVQQERRQMEEVLRRTRRELMTITEEAQGEQRRTRNQLAVKTEEAQKKQEENEQMQEKLTRKEKEVEALREEVQQERRQMEETEEVLRRTGRELMTITEEAQRKQEEEERALRMTEEEVTALRGEVQKERRSRRDVQEELRGAQQIVELMEENLSSLQTQVCDLRRSRERATQEVKEKEAESHRMREGLRAALEEVTNLKVLLEESHAEGEQLRNTLKEKKEEVENIREENLKKVQKEVENIRNENLQQVQKEVENIREENLQQVQKEVENIREENLQQVQKEVENIREENLQQVQKEVENIREENLQKVQEEVENIREENLQKVQEEVENIREENLQKEVQKIREEENIREENLQKVQEELLQEKEAAEELRARVKALDRRRREMVEELEEARRAKERAEQRVEEVQEQWKSKAQQIQEKQEQNQEEEVRKLLRQKEEVFTLRQKTQELEAERSRLQEALESSEASLIGYRQRSHDLEQGQEAGPNSDKAGGDRLLVLQRLVAELELQQKHLKKKNSHLESQKEKLRRERDVLRDTLGEVEAERSRIRQQLIGSRSQDTTEEERLRSKVRELEDQVSDLRLSLAVDQQQRAEFIERSSRNSECLLSLRHDLTDSLDAVACRPLPFVLDSETQRLDRSLREEELRMSLSQSGP, from the exons ATGGAGTCAGAGCTGCTGATTGGTTGGCAGCAGGAGAAGGCGGAccttaaacaggaagtgtgtcggctgcaggaggagctggCAGTCAGCCGAGCAgagaaggaggagctggagtCGAGGAGCAGGGCTCTGCAAGACAGG cttTGCCAGGCAGTGTCGCCCTCGCTCGCCCAGTCTCTGCATCTGGAGAGGGAGATGAGGGAGTGGAGGAGGGGGCTGAGGGacgggagagagagggaagccAGACAGACGCTGCTCATCCACCAGCTGAGGGAcaag GTGTTACAGTACAAAGATCAGTGTCAACGTTTACAGATTCAGCTGCAGGACGAAGGAATGCAGCTGCTCAACAGAGAG CAGAGGATCAGAGAAAAACACCGCGACTCTCTGGAGAGCGCCATCATCAGGCTGGAGGAGGAacaacacag GTCAGTCGCCCTGACTGACACCAACACTCTCCTCCGGGAACACCTCAGCCAATCCGAACAGGTCAACCAGGCCCTGAGGGAGGACCTCCAGAAGCTGGCAGATGATTGGACGAGAGCTGGGGAGGAGGCGGAGCAGAGGGAGAATGATTTCCAGAGAGAAAAGGAG CGTCGATCACATCAGGAGGCTCAGCAGCGGGCGGGGCTTCTGTCCGCCTGGAGGGCGGTGCTTGCTCTGAAACGACAGTGTCACAGCGTCAAGACCGCCGCTGACAG GGATCTCTGGCTGCTTCGCTCGGAGTTTTcccgtctctcctcctctctcctctccagctgccactccgtctcctcctctgtcagacTCAATGCTCCTTCAACCAAACTTGTCTCCTCCGCGCCTCCTGCGCCTCCCCCCTCTtacctccctccccctccatcaACTCCTCCTTTGTCCTCCACCCTGGCCCTCCCTCCTGCTGACTCCTCTtcatctgctcctcctctcacctcttCTTTCATCTTGGGGACCATGACATTAAGAGAGCTAGAGcaagctgaggaggagcaggagaggagggagcagtgggaggagaaggagcaggaaAGGAGGGAGCggtgggaggagagggagcAAGAGCTTTCAGAGCTGAAGCTCCTTCACCAGACGGAAGTCTCACGTCTAAATCAACG GGAGGAGGAGCTCCGTCGCCTTCTGCAGGCAGATGTCCgtcagagggaggagagagacagagaggaggagagacaccgagagacagagaggagccTGCAGTCCGTCAGCCAGGCTGTGGTCAggctg TCCAGGGtgctgagcagcagcagtgggTCTCTGCTGGTGGCGCCGGACGGCGTCCTGAGTCTGGACCTGTCCTCCCTGCTTGAGGTGCTGTCCCGGACGGAGAGCGCCCTCCAGTGGACGCGGCAGGAgcagcag ggggcggagctatcGCTGCGCCGACTAAACCAGGAGAATTCAGCTCTGCAGCAACGActggaacatctggaggaggagaagcagcagcttcacacacaccaggaacacacatCATGCTGTCTGGACTCACTggagag ggaGCGGGCGCTGGTCTCCTCCCTCCGGCGGCGGGTGGAGGAGGTGACGACGGGAGAGGCGGAGCTAAAGAGTGAGAACGACAGGCTGAGGTGGGAGAGAGCGCGACAGGAGGAGAGCAGCCGGGCGCTCgaggctcacacacactcccg GGTGGAGGCGGAGGTGAGGCAGAACATCCAACTGATGGAGGGGGAAGCGCTGCTGCGGGCGGAGCTCCACGCCCTGAAG GCGGCGATGGAGAGGCAGCAGCTGGAGCGgcagagagcagaggaggaagctgCTGACGCCAAACACGCGCTGCAGGAG TCCAGGGAGTGTGTGTCGcgtctctcctcctctgagtgtgtgttgagGCGGGAGGCGGAGGAGGGGCGGGACGCTCTGGACAAGATGGCCGCCCTGAATGCCGCGCTGGCGTCCGACAAGAGGGACCTGAACACGCAGCTGCTGCAGGTACCGGGGGACGGTTATGAGGCCTCAGGGGCCCGGACCTCATCCTGTCTGTGTCTCCAGGTGGAGGGCCAACTgtctgacagccaatcagagctgcagacgctgaggtcagaggtcaggtctCTGCAGAGGGAACGACAGACAACCAGCATGGAATGTAGCCATCTGAG AGCACAGACGGAGTTGGATGCTGATCTAATCCAGCAGCTGAgacagaggggggaggaggtggaggggcagatggaggagaaggacagACAGCTGGTGTCCctgatggaggagagagaggcaggAGGAGCTCAGCTGGAGGAG cTGAGCTCCCAGCATGCCTCTGTTCGAGAGGAGCTGAAGGCGGCGCAGGAGCAGCAGCGCCAGAcgctggaggagctgaggagaagCAGCCGACGAgaagaggagctgcagagggagagcaggaggctgcaggaggagcagggcaGCCTGAggaggcagcaggagcagctggaggaggaggtgcaggagctcaggtgtgtgtcggCGTCtctccaccagcagggggcgctccaGCAGCAGCGTCTCTCTCAGTGGGAGGTGGACGGGTGTCAGCTCCAGACGCACCTCCAGACTCTGCAGCAGGCCAAACACACCTTACAAG GAGAGGTGTCGTGTCTGAGAGGAGCGCTGGACGGAGCGACTGCAGGGAGAGAagcagagaaggagaggagagagaggagcgaGGAGGAGAATCGCGACCTGAGGAGACAGACGGAGGCGCTGGTGACGGAGGTGCAGGAGTTGAAGACGAGGAGGAGTAGAGacgaagaggagaggaaggaggagaaggaggcttggcagaaagagagggaggctCTAAATGAGGAGCTAGGGACAAAGGATGGAGACGTGGAGGTGCTGAGGAGGCGCTTTGAGGGCCTGACGGGGGAGATGGTGGAGGTACAGAGGGAGGTGCACAGACTGACGGAGGAGGTGACGGAGAAGGAGGAGCAAATGAGACACATGGTGGAGAAAATCCATCAGAtggaggcagagaaagagagacaggaggaggaggcccaGAGGGCGAAGACGaaggagaagcaggaggaggtgaagaaagaggaggagatcaTACACCTGAAGGAGGAAGGAGCACAGGAGGCTGAGAGATGGAGACGGAGGGTGGAGGAGGCACAGAAGGAGATCGACAGACTGAGACATGAGAACAGGAaactggaggaggacagagaggaggaccggagggagaaggaggagaagctgagtgagaaggaggaggagacggagctCCTGAACCTGAGGTTGAACGTGGCAAAGGAGGAGTgtgaggagctgaaggaggaggtgcAGCGGAGGGAGCGCAGCTTGGAGCGACAGATCGGCGCGgtgaaggagagggaggtgcaggtggagcagctgaaggagtTGCTGAGGAGTGCCGAGGAGCAGCAGAAGGAGGGAGCGAGGGAGCACCAGGAGGTGGTCGGCCAGCTGGAGTACCAGGAGGGTAGGGTGGAGAAGCTGGAAGCGCAGCTGAGGGAGACCCGGGTTCTcctggagaagaggaggagagaagccaaagaagaggaggacaagATCTCCTCCCAGGCCAGGGAGCTGCAGAAAGCCCAGGAGGAGACCCAGGGAGCAAGGAGGAGAGCCCAGGAGGCAGAAGACACCCACGaccggctggaggaggaggtgcaggagctgagggagaaggaggagaggagggcggAGGAGGTGGCAAACCTTAAATACATCCTGAAGGAGCGAAAAGAGGAGGcacagcagctgaaggaggctctggaggagagggaggaggaggggagagaaatggaggagctgaggagagcagatgtggagaggaggaggttcCTGGAAGAGGAGctgagggagaaggagaaggaaatgAAAGGACAGAGGGAGATGCAGAGGAgtaaagacaaacacatgagggaactggaggaggagctgagggaggTGAAAGAGGAGCAAAAGAGACTGATGGAGGCAGAGGGTCAGCTCCTCCAgtggaaggagagagggaggtgcagagagagagggctggaggaggagaaggaacgACTGTCTGCAGAActaaagaggagggagaaggaggtGACAGCTCTGAGAGGAGTCATGCAGAAGGAGAGAGATCAGGctcaggaggaggtgagggaacggagggaggaggtgtctgggctGACAAAAGAGATAGGAagggagcagcaggagaaggaggagctgcaggaggaggtgaCAGCTCTCAGAGACGAGCTGAGAAGGGAACAAAGGGAGAAGAAGGAGGTGcaagaggaggtgaggaggagaatGGAAGAGGGAACGGCTCTAAGAGAGGAGGTGCAGGTGctgcagcagaaggaggaggaggtcaagGAGGAGTTGATCCGCAGAGAGGAGATactggaggagctgaggaggagcaggaaggagtTGTCTGCACTGACAGAGGAGGTGCAAAAGGAAAAGGAGGCAAAGGTGGAAGCTCAAGAGGAGCTGGtgcagaggagaaaagaaatgacaaCGCTCACAGAGGAGGCGCATGAGGATCAGAGGAGGACCAGGATCCAGCTGGATGTCATGACAGAGGAGGCgcaaaagaaagaggaggagaacaagCAGATGCAGGAGAAGTTAACCAGGACGGAGAAGGAGGTGGAAGCTCTCAGAGAGGAGGTGCAACAAGAAAGGAGGCAGATGGAGGAGGTGCTGAGGAGAACCAGAAGGGAACTTATGACCATCACAGAGGAGGCGCagggggagcagaggaggaccAGGAACCAGCTGGCTGTCAAGACAGAGGAGGCACAAAAGAAACAGGAGGAGAATGAGCAGATGCAGGAGAAGTTAAccaggaaggagaaggaggtggaggcTCTCAGAGAGGAGGTGCAACAGGAACGGAGGCAgatggaggagacggaggaggtgCTGAGGAGAACCGGAAGGGAACTTATGACCATCACAGAGGAGGCGCAGAGGaaacaagaggaggaagagcgggCGTTGAGGatgacagaggaggaggtgacgGCTCTCAGAGGGGAGGtgcagaaggagaggaggagcagacgGGATGTCCAGGAGGAGCTGAGAGGAGCGCAGCAAATcgtggagctgatggaggagaaCCTGAGCTCCCtgcagacacag gtgtgtgatcTGAGGCGGAGCCGTGAGCGTgcaacacaggaagtgaaggagaaggaggcggAGTCTCACAGGATGAGGGAGGGCCTCAGGGCGGCGCTGGAGGAGGTGACCAACCTGAAAGTCCTCCTGGAG GAGAGCCACGCTGAAGGGGAGCAACTGAGGAACAccctgaaggagaagaaagaggaggtggagaacatcagAGAGGAGAACCTGAAGAAGGTCCagaaggaggtggagaacatcagAAACGAGAACCTGCAGCAGGTCCagaaggaggtggagaacatcagAGAGGAGAACCTGCAGCAGGTCCagaaggaggtggagaacatcagAGAGGAGAATCTGCAGCAGGTCCagaaggaggtggagaacatcagAGAGGAGAACTTGCAGCAGGTCCagaaggaggtggagaacatcagAGAGGAGAACCTGCAAAAGgtccaggaggaggtggagaacatcagAGAGGAGAACCTGCAGAAGgtccaggaggaggtggagaacatcagAGAGGAGAACCTGCAGAAGGAGGTGCAGaaaatcagagaggaggagaacatCAGAGAGGAGAACCTGCAGAAGGTCCAGGAGGAGTtgctgcaggagaaggaggCAGCTGAAGAGCTGAGAGCTAGAGTGAAGGCCctggacaggaggaggagggagatggtggaggagctggaggaagcaCGACGGGCCAAAGAGAGGGCGGAGCAGAGAGTGGAGGAGGTGCAGGAGCAGTGGAAGAGCAAAGCCCAGCAGATCCAGGAGAAGCAGGAGcagaaccaggaggaggaggttagGAAGCTCCtgagacagaaggaggag GTGTTCACTCTGAGGCAGAAGACCCAGGAGTTGGAGGCAGAGCGGAGCCGCCTGCAGGAGGCACTGGAGAGCAGTGAGGCGTCCCTGATTGGCTACAggcagaggtcacatgacctggagCAGggccaggaggcggggccaaacTCAGACAAG GCCGGGGGGGACCGGCTGCTGGTTCTCCAGCGTCTGGTGGCTGAActggagctgcagcagaaacacctgaagaagaagaactctCACCTGGAAAGTCAGAAAGAGAAGCTGAGGAGGGAGCGGGACGTCCTGAGGGACACGCTGGGAGAG GTGGAGGCGGAGCGTTCAAGGATCAGACAGCAGCTGATTGGCAGCAGGTCTCAG gacaccacagaagaagaacggCTAAGGAGCAAAGTGAGGGAGCTGGAGGACCAG gtGAGCGACCTCCGTCTGTCATTGGCTGTGGACCAACAGCAGAGGGCGGAGTTTATCGAGCGCTCCTCCAGGAACAGCGAGTGTCTACTGTCCCTGAGACACGACCTCACCGACTCGCTGGACGCCGTCGCATGTCGACCGCTCCCGTTCGTCCTAGACTCCGAGACGCAGCGATTGGACCGCAGCCTGAGGGAGGAGGAGCTTAGGATGTCTCTAAGCCAATCAGGCCCTTAG